From the genome of Candidatus Paceibacterota bacterium, one region includes:
- a CDS encoding transporter, protein MTNQTNPIKLSLITLVFTLTAATALAQNNAGSFYRPLTLQTADTGSGAGAVSDAEDQQAKAAALAKATLNPIASLISVPIQNNFDWGAGPADDGFEYKVTVQPVIPISLNENWNVISRTILPFIHRENYSGPGTRSGLADTTQSLFFSPVKPGPGGWIWGAGPVLQIPTATDDLLGEEKWGAGPTAVVLKQQGPWTYGTLFNHVWSFAGEERRADVNRTFLQPFVSYTTKTFTSIGLNTESTYDWQRSQWTVPVNLFVQQLLKVGKQPISLQVGGRYYAEGPSGAPEWGLRFQISFLFPK, encoded by the coding sequence ATGACCAACCAAACAAATCCCATAAAGCTCTCCCTGATCACACTGGTTTTCACGCTCACCGCGGCAACGGCCCTCGCGCAGAACAACGCGGGGAGTTTTTACCGTCCGCTTACTCTCCAGACGGCCGACACTGGAAGTGGTGCGGGAGCCGTCTCTGATGCTGAGGATCAGCAAGCAAAAGCCGCCGCCCTCGCCAAGGCGACTTTAAACCCCATCGCCAGCCTCATCAGCGTTCCCATTCAGAACAATTTTGATTGGGGTGCGGGCCCTGCGGACGATGGATTTGAATACAAGGTAACGGTGCAACCCGTGATACCAATATCGCTCAACGAGAATTGGAATGTCATTTCGCGCACGATCCTGCCTTTTATTCATCGGGAAAACTACTCTGGCCCCGGCACCAGGTCGGGCCTTGCCGATACGACCCAGAGCCTCTTCTTCTCGCCAGTGAAACCCGGACCGGGAGGCTGGATTTGGGGTGCCGGACCCGTGCTGCAGATTCCGACGGCCACGGATGATCTGCTCGGCGAGGAAAAATGGGGCGCAGGCCCTACCGCCGTCGTCTTAAAGCAGCAGGGGCCGTGGACCTATGGCACTCTGTTCAACCACGTCTGGTCCTTCGCTGGTGAGGAGCGTCGCGCTGATGTCAATCGCACGTTCCTCCAACCTTTTGTGTCCTACACAACCAAGACCTTCACCAGCATCGGGCTCAATACCGAGAGCACCTATGATTGGCAGCGGTCCCAATGGACCGTGCCGGTGAACCTGTTCGTGCAGCAGTTGCTAAAAGTTGGCAAGCAGCCCATCTCCCTGCAAGTTGGCGGACGCTATTACGCTGAAGGGCCTAGCGGTGCGCCGGAATGGGGCCTGCGTTTCCAGATCTCATTCCTGTTTCCGAAGTAA
- a CDS encoding transporter, whose product MKQKVLIAGIACTLAMTAVTAHAEEGGSAHYMPGSTASFIDAFPGKPGGIAVLDFFTYYEASAPVNRQLPLGGLLTAGIDATVYANTVVAVYQTPWSVLGGGLAAGVALPYVWLEVKGEAQRTGPGGQPGTRFTAKDTADGFGDMTIYPFMLGWTNIAPDLKLDLRLGIYAPTGDYEQGRLANVGKNYWSFEPGIMASWFSSKIGTEVSLYTGVDFNTENGDTDYTSGTSLHMDLTVAQHLPLFGGLAGVGGNAFYYQQLTGDSGPGARLGDFEGMTCGIGPVISYVRPLGRDTTLLAEIKWLPELDTDKRLEGDYVWVKLGILF is encoded by the coding sequence ATGAAACAGAAGGTTCTTATAGCCGGTATTGCCTGTACCTTGGCAATGACCGCCGTCACCGCGCATGCCGAAGAGGGCGGTAGTGCCCATTACATGCCCGGTAGCACCGCGTCCTTCATTGACGCTTTCCCTGGCAAGCCCGGCGGTATCGCCGTGCTGGACTTCTTCACCTATTACGAAGCCAGTGCGCCCGTCAATCGCCAGTTGCCGCTCGGTGGGTTACTCACCGCTGGCATCGACGCAACAGTATATGCAAATACCGTCGTGGCGGTTTACCAGACACCGTGGAGCGTCCTGGGCGGCGGGTTGGCGGCGGGTGTGGCGCTGCCTTATGTCTGGCTGGAAGTGAAAGGAGAAGCGCAGCGCACAGGCCCCGGTGGACAGCCTGGCACCCGTTTTACAGCCAAAGATACTGCGGATGGGTTCGGCGATATGACTATCTATCCTTTTATGCTGGGATGGACAAATATCGCGCCCGACCTCAAACTCGACCTCCGCCTGGGCATCTATGCTCCCACCGGAGATTATGAACAGGGCCGGCTGGCCAACGTCGGCAAAAACTACTGGTCCTTTGAGCCGGGCATCATGGCGAGCTGGTTCAGCAGCAAGATTGGCACCGAAGTCAGCCTTTACACCGGTGTGGATTTCAACACGGAAAACGGCGACACCGATTATACCAGTGGCACATCCCTGCACATGGATCTGACGGTGGCGCAGCACTTGCCTCTCTTTGGAGGCTTGGCGGGTGTGGGTGGAAACGCCTTTTACTACCAGCAATTGACCGGTGACAGTGGCCCCGGCGCGCGACTCGGCGATTTCGAAGGAATGACCTGCGGTATCGGCCCGGTTATTTCTTACGTTCGCCCCTTGGGCCGTGATACCACCTTGCTGGCTGAAATTAAGTGGTTACCCGAGTTGGACACCGATAAGCGCCTGGAGGGCGACTACGTCTGGGTAAAGCTGGGCATTCTGTTCTGA
- a CDS encoding alpha/beta fold hydrolase yields MTTRQAYAQVQASALRTGGPSADTVSILHRYDLDRLAPRQPDAAVHQLYQKALATGDRDLLFALAELSYAAGDHIRRSVKPWDPREARDYYLGAAVYAWLFLFGDGEDAPPGPFDRRFRAACDFYNYGLGLALTGPRSTNAVVRLENARRRLPMGEIELRLRQDELALQLHQCEEILLADQFRVHGLSVRNREPGVGAPLIAVLPTDPALGMRRAVPATVLLRLQGTLADFAASRGAAALELYSPFEDTNVTIGQAKVPLETDLTTYRAYTLNQSTIWKLGKLDFLAPAKRSPSQLILNQPYESGRIPVVLVHGTFSSPVTWAEMGNTLIADPVLRQRYQFWTFKYGSGNPLVRSIADLRAALTAEAQRLDPQGTNTALRQMVVIGHSQGGLLTKCAAVDTGDRLWHVLSTNRLEDLKTSDAQRAELRSLFFLEPLPFVRRLVFIATPHRGSYLSGGLARRLARRLVTLPGTLASRGKELLLLAKGSDAGNFAGDKLPTSLDGMSPKNPGLLVLAEIPVVPSVKAHSIIPVLGEGDYRQGRDGVVAYQSAHVDYVESEFVVRSKHSCLNQPATIEEVRRILHEHLKELPPKTAQADLPVSLKLAAHQ; encoded by the coding sequence GTGACCACGCGGCAGGCCTATGCGCAGGTGCAAGCCAGCGCGCTCCGCACCGGCGGGCCGAGTGCGGATACTGTTTCGATCCTGCACCGCTACGATCTGGACCGCCTGGCCCCCCGCCAGCCGGATGCGGCTGTGCATCAGCTCTACCAGAAGGCTCTGGCCACCGGCGATCGAGACCTCCTATTCGCGCTGGCGGAGTTGAGCTACGCGGCGGGGGACCACATTCGCCGCAGCGTCAAGCCCTGGGACCCGCGCGAGGCGCGTGACTACTACCTCGGCGCGGCGGTTTATGCCTGGCTGTTCCTGTTTGGTGACGGAGAAGATGCGCCGCCCGGCCCGTTCGATCGCCGCTTTCGCGCGGCGTGCGATTTCTACAACTACGGTCTCGGCCTGGCGCTCACCGGACCGCGGAGCACCAACGCGGTCGTTCGACTGGAAAACGCCCGGCGCCGGCTGCCCATGGGCGAAATCGAATTGCGGCTTCGCCAAGACGAGCTGGCATTGCAACTCCATCAGTGCGAGGAGATCCTGCTTGCGGATCAATTCCGCGTCCACGGCTTGAGTGTGCGCAACCGCGAGCCGGGTGTGGGGGCGCCACTGATTGCGGTCTTGCCGACCGATCCCGCTTTGGGCATGCGGCGGGCCGTGCCCGCTACGGTGCTGCTACGCTTGCAAGGGACGCTGGCCGACTTTGCTGCCAGCCGGGGCGCCGCCGCGCTGGAACTGTATTCTCCCTTCGAAGACACGAACGTGACGATCGGACAGGCTAAAGTGCCGCTGGAGACCGATCTCACGACCTATCGCGCCTACACCTTGAACCAATCCACGATCTGGAAGCTCGGCAAACTGGATTTCCTCGCTCCAGCCAAGCGCAGTCCCAGCCAGTTGATCCTGAATCAGCCCTATGAATCGGGCCGCATCCCGGTCGTGCTTGTCCATGGCACTTTCTCCAGCCCGGTCACCTGGGCGGAAATGGGCAACACCCTGATCGCCGACCCCGTGTTGCGCCAGCGCTATCAGTTCTGGACTTTTAAGTACGGCAGTGGCAATCCGCTGGTGCGATCCATTGCGGACCTGCGCGCGGCCCTGACGGCCGAGGCGCAACGGCTTGACCCGCAGGGGACAAACACTGCGTTGCGGCAAATGGTGGTGATCGGTCACAGCCAGGGGGGCCTGCTCACCAAGTGCGCCGCCGTGGATACCGGCGACCGCCTCTGGCACGTGCTGAGCACCAATCGCTTGGAAGACTTGAAGACTAGTGACGCGCAGCGCGCGGAACTCCGAAGCCTCTTTTTCCTCGAGCCGCTGCCGTTTGTGCGCCGCCTCGTGTTCATTGCCACCCCGCACCGCGGCAGCTACCTCTCTGGCGGACTCGCCCGCCGGCTGGCCCGGCGGCTGGTCACGCTGCCCGGCACTCTGGCTTCCCGCGGAAAAGAACTGCTCCTCCTGGCCAAAGGCTCCGACGCCGGGAACTTTGCCGGCGACAAGCTGCCCACCAGTCTCGACGGCATGTCACCGAAGAACCCCGGCCTTTTGGTCCTGGCGGAAATCCCCGTTGTGCCGTCGGTGAAGGCTCACTCCATTATTCCTGTATTGGGGGAAGGCGACTATCGGCAGGGGCGGGACGGGGTAGTGGCCTACCAAAGTGCCCACGTGGACTATGTGGAGTCCGAGTTCGTCGTCAGAAGCAAACATTCGTGCCTGAATCAACCGGCCACGATCGAGGAAGTGCGCCGCATCCTCCACGAACATCTCAAGGAATTGCCACCCAAGACCGCTCAGGCCGACCTGCCGGTCAGCCTCAAGCTGGCTGCCCATCAATAA